One region of Oxalobacteraceae bacterium OTU3CAMAD1 genomic DNA includes:
- a CDS encoding alpha/beta hydrolase: MQLKKRNNINVLGDGDATMILVHGFGCDQSMWRHLVPAFRDKYRLVLFDLVGSGGSDLSAYDKNKYSTLRGYADDLLEIVDHYSTGPAVFVGHSVSAMIGLLASNAAAHKFAAQIMVGPSACYIDDDNYRGGFSRADIDDLLDTMESNYLGWSSNMAPAIMGAPETPELGVELTNSFCRTDPDIAKHFARVTFLSDHRADLAKSTTPTLILQCTDDLIAPKEVGDFIHRAIPGSQLAMIENTGHCPHLSAPAASIDAMRAYLAGLR; this comes from the coding sequence ATGCAGCTGAAAAAACGCAACAATATCAACGTCCTCGGCGATGGCGACGCGACCATGATATTGGTCCACGGATTCGGTTGCGACCAGAGCATGTGGCGCCATCTGGTGCCCGCCTTCCGCGACAAATACCGCCTGGTTCTATTCGATCTGGTCGGCAGCGGCGGCTCGGACCTGTCGGCCTATGACAAAAACAAGTATTCCACCTTGCGCGGCTACGCCGACGACCTGCTGGAGATCGTCGACCACTATTCGACCGGGCCGGCGGTCTTCGTCGGACACTCGGTCAGTGCCATGATCGGCCTGCTCGCCTCAAACGCGGCGGCGCACAAGTTCGCCGCGCAAATCATGGTCGGCCCTTCGGCATGCTACATCGACGACGACAACTACCGGGGCGGCTTCTCGCGCGCGGACATCGACGACCTGCTCGACACGATGGAGAGCAACTACCTCGGCTGGTCGAGCAACATGGCTCCCGCCATCATGGGCGCGCCCGAGACGCCGGAACTGGGCGTGGAATTGACCAACAGCTTTTGCCGCACCGATCCCGACATCGCCAAGCACTTCGCGCGCGTCACGTTCCTGTCGGACCACCGCGCAGACCTGGCCAAATCGACCACGCCGACGTTGATCCTGCAATGCACCGACGACCTGATCGCGCCTAAGGAAGTGGGTGATTTCATCCACCGCGCGATTCCCGGCAGCCAGCTGGCGATGATCGAGAACACCGGCCACTGCCCGCACCTGAGCGCGCCGGCCGCGAGCATCGACGCCATGCGCGCCTACCTCGCCGGGTTGCGCTGA
- a CDS encoding class I SAM-dependent methyltransferase produces MPVQTPSSPIPQQIHWEENGVQCSARWRSEAGMPPPKRVMIADDRTNADVAYRLACEGTALLWRGDFQNARQLLQALARRADVKGKPSKKAKPAKTPATPTEAFHLHRQAQSQRARTLAMLLIPFDAGYTIPLRRAPDVQLACNEAYGRFEEPFIASLRELLGLIGAHEWRRTGVEIPALDARIHPHYGVFSPVRGEYVELVANTPLPAGVKLAYDIGAGTGVLSAVLAKRGVARVIGTDQDTRALSCARENLARLDLDGQVELLQTDLFPEGRAPLVVCNPPWVPARPSSPIEYAVYDPDSRMLRGFLAGLADHLTQGGEGWLILSDLAEHLGLRPRDELMAWIAAAGLKVLDRHDVRPTHPRAADTTDPLHAARAAEVTSLWRLAAA; encoded by the coding sequence ATGCCCGTACAAACTCCCTCCTCCCCGATTCCGCAGCAGATCCACTGGGAGGAAAACGGCGTGCAGTGCTCCGCGCGCTGGCGCTCCGAGGCCGGCATGCCGCCGCCCAAGCGCGTGATGATCGCCGACGACCGCACCAACGCCGATGTCGCCTACCGCCTGGCCTGTGAAGGCACCGCCCTGCTGTGGCGCGGCGACTTCCAGAACGCCCGCCAGTTGCTGCAAGCGCTGGCCCGTCGCGCCGACGTCAAAGGCAAGCCTTCGAAAAAGGCCAAGCCGGCCAAGACTCCGGCCACGCCGACCGAGGCGTTCCACCTGCACCGCCAGGCGCAGTCGCAGCGCGCCCGCACCCTGGCCATGCTGCTGATCCCCTTCGACGCCGGCTACACCATTCCGCTGCGCCGCGCCCCGGACGTGCAGCTGGCCTGCAACGAAGCCTACGGCCGATTCGAAGAACCGTTCATCGCCTCGCTGCGCGAGCTGCTTGGCCTGATCGGCGCCCACGAATGGCGCCGCACCGGCGTCGAGATTCCGGCGCTGGACGCGCGCATCCATCCGCATTACGGCGTGTTCTCGCCGGTGCGCGGCGAATACGTCGAACTGGTGGCCAACACGCCGCTGCCGGCCGGCGTCAAGCTGGCCTATGACATTGGCGCCGGCACCGGCGTGCTGTCGGCGGTACTGGCCAAGCGCGGCGTCGCCCGCGTGATCGGCACCGACCAGGACACCCGCGCGCTCAGCTGCGCCCGCGAAAACCTGGCGCGCCTCGATCTGGACGGCCAGGTCGAACTGCTGCAAACGGACCTGTTCCCCGAAGGCCGCGCGCCGCTGGTCGTGTGTAACCCGCCTTGGGTGCCCGCCCGACCCAGCTCGCCGATCGAATACGCCGTCTACGATCCGGACAGCCGCATGCTGCGCGGCTTCCTGGCCGGCCTGGCCGACCACCTGACACAGGGCGGCGAAGGCTGGCTGATCCTCTCCGACCTGGCCGAGCACCTGGGCCTGCGTCCACGCGACGAGCTGATGGCATGGATCGCCGCCGCCGGCCTCAAAGTGCTCGACCGCCACGATGTGCGCCCGACGCATCCGCGCGCGGCCGACACGACCGACCCGCTGCACGCGGCGCGAGCGGCCGAGGTCACGTCGCTGTGGCGTCTGGCGGCCGCTTAA
- a CDS encoding acid phosphatase — MKDTDPVETQAQQDAPANPARRRIFQAAAATGLVTSLPVLSEAAPVKQPAKGSLDAKLKASVKNVVVIYLENRSFNNLFANFPGTAAPLSAAPAAACQQRDRNGAVLPALPKIWGGMVPTPQDIGGKKYVLKEDDVKDLPNAPFKLADVEGKPLPEAVITRDLWHLFYQNQMQINGGKNDGFAAWGNTGGMVMGYYGETNKNLGLWKIAEQYTLCDNFFMAAFGGSYLNHQFLITGRTPEYFNAPQTAAKKKIAVLDDGPTGMWLSVTKDSPASAMDGMPLYVNNGAITPDGYAVNTMAPPYQPSYIRPAPGGDKLLADPDDAGTLPPQTYDTIGDLLSAKKVSWAWYGGAWQAALDARGGGEKPNFQYHHQPFNYFQQFAPGTAARAEHLRDAGMGDSPISNKFIADAIAGKLPAVTFYKPQGNLNLHAGYSDIESGDAHIANVIEHLKKSPQWKDMVIVITFDENGGWWDHVAPPKGDRWGPGSRIPAIVVSPFAKKGQVDHSFYDTTSILRFITRLHGLPLLQGLKVRNEAFAARQAPPPGDLTGALSFR, encoded by the coding sequence GTGAAAGATACGGACCCGGTCGAAACCCAAGCGCAGCAGGACGCACCCGCCAACCCGGCGCGCCGCCGCATCTTCCAGGCCGCCGCCGCGACCGGCCTGGTCACTTCCCTGCCCGTCCTGAGCGAGGCCGCGCCCGTCAAGCAGCCGGCCAAGGGCTCGCTCGACGCCAAGCTCAAGGCCAGCGTCAAGAACGTGGTGGTGATCTATCTGGAAAACCGCAGCTTCAACAACCTGTTCGCCAACTTCCCCGGCACCGCGGCGCCCTTGTCGGCGGCGCCGGCAGCCGCCTGCCAGCAGCGCGACCGCAACGGCGCCGTGCTGCCGGCGCTGCCCAAGATCTGGGGCGGCATGGTGCCCACGCCGCAGGATATCGGCGGTAAAAAATATGTGCTGAAGGAGGACGACGTCAAGGACCTGCCCAACGCGCCGTTCAAGCTGGCCGACGTGGAAGGCAAGCCGCTGCCGGAGGCGGTCATCACGCGCGACCTGTGGCACCTGTTCTACCAGAACCAGATGCAGATCAACGGCGGCAAGAACGACGGCTTCGCCGCCTGGGGCAACACCGGCGGCATGGTCATGGGCTACTACGGCGAGACGAACAAAAACCTCGGCCTGTGGAAGATCGCCGAGCAGTACACGCTGTGCGATAACTTCTTCATGGCGGCCTTCGGCGGCTCCTACCTGAACCACCAGTTCCTGATCACGGGCCGCACGCCGGAGTATTTCAACGCCCCGCAGACCGCCGCCAAGAAGAAGATCGCGGTGCTCGACGACGGCCCCACCGGCATGTGGCTGAGCGTGACCAAGGACAGCCCGGCGTCGGCGATGGACGGCATGCCGCTCTACGTCAACAACGGCGCCATCACGCCGGATGGCTACGCGGTCAATACCATGGCGCCGCCCTACCAGCCGAGCTACATCCGCCCCGCCCCCGGCGGCGACAAGCTGCTGGCCGATCCCGACGACGCCGGCACCCTGCCGCCGCAAACCTACGACACCATCGGCGACCTGCTGTCGGCCAAGAAGGTGAGCTGGGCGTGGTACGGCGGCGCGTGGCAGGCGGCGCTCGACGCGCGCGGCGGCGGCGAGAAGCCCAACTTCCAGTACCACCACCAGCCGTTCAACTACTTCCAGCAGTTCGCGCCCGGCACCGCCGCGCGCGCCGAACACCTGCGCGACGCCGGCATGGGCGACAGCCCGATCTCGAACAAATTCATCGCCGACGCCATCGCCGGCAAGCTGCCGGCCGTGACCTTCTATAAACCGCAGGGCAACCTCAATCTGCACGCCGGCTATTCCGACATCGAATCCGGCGACGCCCACATCGCCAACGTGATCGAGCACCTGAAAAAATCCCCGCAGTGGAAAGACATGGTCATCGTGATCACCTTCGACGAAAACGGCGGCTGGTGGGACCACGTGGCGCCGCCCAAGGGCGACCGCTGGGGCCCGGGTTCGCGCATCCCGGCCATCGTGGTCTCGCCGTTCGCCAAGAAGGGCCAGGTCGACCACAGCTTCTACGACACCACGTCGATCCTGCGCTTCATCACCCGCCTGCACGGCCTGCCGCTGCTGCAGGGGCTGAAGGTGCGCAACGAGGCCTTCGCGGCGCGCCAGGCGCCGCCGCCGGGCGACCTGACGGGGGCCTTGAGCTTCCGCTGA
- a CDS encoding AAA family ATPase — protein MRILKIGGKNLASLAGEFGVDFESEPLASTGLFAISGPTGAGKSTLLDALCLALYDATPRLLKVAGRNYLTDVGAETVSTQDTRTLLRRGTAEGYAEVDFVGNDGASYRARWSVRRSRTKAEGALQPTMMSLLLLPALQPIGSTKTEVKAEIEKRIGLSFEQFTRAVLLAQNEFSAFLKSEDNERGELLETLTGSTIYTEISMRAFERAKLEQLALQKLNARLADQKPLSTEQRGEIEAQGMAAAETLHGLEQRKAELEQELRWHKQAEKLKEDELAAQQASELAAADVLASAPQRGALARILAVQPARPLADDIRRIDADIAATHATIAASTQAAADAALELERAGAAHTQAAAQLLEAENTQRAAAPLLDQAKALDARIEAMLPAYRQASAACEKADQADAAAKSAMQSKQDERLRLDAQHAAGVTWLGQHKQWKTLAQSWERWDVLFVQAGQAASQAEKLGNAVARVQRNAKAHRDEEADASAKLATSSAVLQTLEARRQDAAQALAAFSAEQLQATRSGWEQRRDLLAGAEKIWIELEARQQRGAQIAAQSAQLRQAMESAEKQLAAAQQENIAILAAFSQAERSLKLAEAACAENVESLRASLEDDTPCPVCGAREHPYRHNDGPLQAMLGGLQDEVTRCRRQMEANVNQQAAQRATVQASLEQLQVLATEGRGVQQALEKITAAWSAHALVTAADASQSELPPEPERTDWFTSELEAARTALQAAERQERALHAARNARDQAQSAWDVASAEHARLQGVASSAQTALALANTEYKALEDQRIEVALTLSALLSDLDAAFSGGDIPSDEWKDDWKTGPARFHAARQAESKQWLAQRTAYDERSAAMSTIDVELKGLNDALAKTGHDALSAREAWNAADAALRAMQEQRMELWGGKQVAEVEQTLVAAIDAARSQLSSRQQAVEQATQTRTRLDEALAQAGHRLATLRAAATAAAKNLDDWLAAFQQRQPEDDERTPRDLDQLHALLAHSADDIDARRNALQAIDRAADNAVTVLKERQRQREQHQLSAPPTRVPAATEEDEIPELPESPVAALASALNELMAERKAAHDAATALQLALAQDDAKRRQSQAMLAEIEKQEAIEQRWSRMSDLIGSADGKKFRNYAQQFTLDVLLGYANAHLNHLARRYQLERINNPASPSLALLVRDQDMGGEMRSVHSLSGGESFLVSLALALGLASLSSNRVRVESLFIDEGFGSLDAETLRVAMDALDGLQAMGRKVGVISHVQEMTERIATKILVQPSAGGRSTITVM, from the coding sequence ATGAGAATCCTGAAAATCGGCGGCAAGAACCTGGCCTCGCTGGCCGGCGAATTCGGCGTGGACTTCGAAAGCGAGCCGCTGGCCTCGACCGGCCTGTTCGCCATCAGCGGCCCGACCGGCGCCGGCAAAAGCACCCTGCTCGACGCCCTTTGCCTGGCCTTGTACGACGCCACGCCGCGCCTGCTCAAGGTCGCCGGCCGCAACTATCTCACCGACGTGGGCGCCGAAACCGTCTCCACCCAGGACACGCGCACCCTGCTGCGCCGGGGTACGGCCGAAGGCTACGCGGAGGTCGATTTCGTCGGCAACGACGGCGCCTCGTACCGCGCGCGCTGGAGCGTGCGGCGCTCGCGCACCAAGGCCGAAGGCGCTTTGCAGCCGACGATGATGTCCCTGCTCCTGCTGCCGGCGCTGCAACCGATCGGCAGCACCAAGACGGAAGTGAAGGCGGAGATCGAAAAACGCATCGGCCTGTCGTTCGAACAGTTCACGCGCGCCGTGCTGCTGGCGCAGAACGAGTTTTCGGCCTTCCTCAAATCCGAGGACAACGAGCGCGGAGAATTGCTGGAGACCCTCACCGGCAGCACCATCTACACCGAGATCTCGATGCGCGCCTTCGAGCGCGCAAAGCTGGAACAACTGGCGCTGCAAAAGCTGAACGCTCGCCTGGCCGACCAGAAGCCGCTCAGCACCGAACAGCGCGGCGAGATCGAAGCGCAAGGCATGGCCGCCGCAGAAACGCTGCATGGCTTGGAGCAGCGCAAGGCGGAGCTGGAACAGGAGCTGCGCTGGCACAAGCAGGCGGAAAAGCTGAAGGAGGACGAACTGGCCGCGCAACAGGCCAGCGAGCTGGCCGCCGCCGACGTGTTGGCGTCCGCGCCCCAACGCGGCGCACTCGCCCGCATCCTTGCCGTGCAGCCGGCGCGCCCGCTGGCCGACGACATCCGCCGCATCGACGCCGACATCGCCGCCACCCACGCAACGATCGCCGCAAGTACCCAGGCGGCCGCCGACGCCGCGCTGGAACTGGAACGCGCCGGCGCCGCGCACACGCAAGCGGCCGCGCAACTGCTGGAGGCGGAGAACACGCAACGCGCCGCCGCGCCGCTGCTCGACCAAGCCAAGGCGCTGGATGCGCGCATCGAAGCCATGCTGCCGGCCTACCGCCAGGCCTCCGCCGCGTGCGAAAAGGCCGATCAAGCCGATGCCGCCGCCAAATCGGCAATGCAATCGAAACAGGACGAGCGCCTGCGCCTGGACGCGCAGCACGCCGCCGGTGTCACCTGGCTGGGCCAGCACAAACAATGGAAAACACTCGCCCAATCGTGGGAACGCTGGGACGTCTTGTTCGTGCAGGCCGGCCAGGCCGCGTCGCAGGCGGAAAAACTCGGCAACGCGGTCGCCCGCGTGCAACGCAACGCCAAGGCCCATCGCGACGAGGAGGCCGACGCCAGCGCCAAGCTGGCCACCTCCAGCGCCGTGCTTCAAACGCTGGAAGCCCGGCGCCAGGACGCCGCGCAGGCGCTGGCCGCGTTCTCCGCCGAGCAGTTGCAGGCAACTCGCAGCGGCTGGGAGCAGCGCCGCGACCTGCTGGCCGGCGCCGAGAAAATATGGATAGAGCTGGAGGCGCGCCAGCAGCGCGGCGCGCAGATCGCGGCACAGTCGGCGCAACTGCGGCAGGCGATGGAGTCGGCCGAGAAGCAACTGGCGGCGGCGCAGCAGGAAAACATCGCCATCCTGGCCGCCTTCTCGCAGGCCGAGCGCTCGCTGAAGCTGGCGGAGGCGGCATGCGCGGAGAACGTCGAATCGCTGCGCGCCTCGCTGGAGGACGACACCCCCTGCCCGGTTTGCGGCGCACGCGAACATCCTTATCGCCACAATGACGGACCGCTGCAAGCGATGCTCGGCGGGCTGCAAGACGAGGTGACGCGTTGCCGCCGTCAAATGGAGGCCAACGTCAATCAGCAGGCCGCCCAACGCGCAACCGTGCAGGCCAGCCTGGAACAGTTGCAAGTGCTGGCCACCGAAGGCCGTGGCGTGCAGCAGGCGCTGGAAAAAATAACCGCAGCGTGGAGCGCGCACGCGCTGGTCACAGCAGCCGACGCCTCGCAGTCGGAACTGCCGCCGGAACCCGAGCGCACCGACTGGTTCACGTCCGAACTGGAGGCCGCGCGCACGGCCCTGCAAGCGGCGGAGCGGCAGGAACGCGCGCTGCACGCCGCCCGCAACGCGCGCGACCAGGCGCAATCCGCCTGGGATGTGGCGTCGGCGGAGCACGCGCGTCTGCAAGGTGTGGCGTCAAGCGCGCAGACCGCGCTGGCGCTGGCCAATACCGAATACAAGGCGCTTGAAGACCAGCGCATCGAAGTGGCGCTGACGCTGAGCGCACTGCTGTCGGACCTGGACGCGGCCTTCAGCGGCGGCGACATCCCGAGCGACGAATGGAAGGACGACTGGAAAACCGGCCCGGCCCGATTCCACGCCGCGCGCCAGGCCGAAAGCAAGCAATGGCTGGCGCAACGCACCGCGTACGACGAACGCAGCGCCGCCATGTCCACCATCGACGTTGAGCTGAAAGGTTTGAACGACGCCCTGGCCAAGACCGGCCACGACGCGCTCAGCGCACGCGAAGCCTGGAACGCCGCAGACGCCGCGCTGCGCGCCATGCAGGAACAACGCATGGAACTGTGGGGCGGTAAACAGGTGGCCGAAGTCGAACAGACGCTGGTTGCCGCCATCGATGCGGCCAGGTCGCAACTGTCCAGCCGCCAGCAGGCCGTCGAGCAGGCGACACAAACCAGGACACGGCTCGACGAAGCGCTGGCGCAAGCGGGCCACCGCCTGGCTACGTTGAGGGCAGCCGCAACGGCAGCCGCTAAAAATCTGGACGACTGGCTGGCGGCATTCCAGCAGCGCCAGCCCGAGGACGACGAGCGCACTCCGCGCGATCTCGATCAACTGCACGCCTTGCTCGCCCACAGCGCCGACGACATCGACGCCCGGCGCAACGCGTTGCAAGCCATCGACCGCGCCGCCGACAACGCCGTCACCGTCTTGAAAGAACGTCAACGCCAGCGCGAACAGCACCAGTTGTCGGCGCCGCCAACGCGCGTGCCGGCGGCGACGGAGGAAGACGAAATACCCGAGCTTCCCGAGTCGCCGGTCGCCGCCCTCGCCTCCGCCCTTAATGAATTGATGGCCGAACGCAAAGCCGCCCACGACGCCGCCACCGCGCTGCAACTGGCGTTGGCGCAGGACGACGCCAAGCGCCGGCAATCGCAGGCGATGCTGGCCGAAATCGAAAAACAGGAAGCGATCGAACAGCGCTGGTCGCGCATGAGCGACTTGATAGGTTCCGCCGACGGCAAAAAGTTCCGCAACTACGCGCAGCAGTTCACCTTGGACGTCTTGCTCGGCTACGCCAACGCCCACCTGAACCACCTCGCGCGGCGCTATCAGCTCGAACGCATCAACAATCCGGCCAGCCCGTCGCTGGCGCTGTTGGTGCGCGATCAGGACATGGGCGGCGAAATGCGCTCGGTGCACTCGCTGTCGGGCGGCGAATCGTTCCTGGTGTCGCTGGCGCTGGCGTTGGGACTGGCCTCGCTGTCGTCGAACCGGGTGCGGGTCGAATCGCTGTTCATCGACGAGGGCTTCGGCAGCCTCGATGCGGAAACGCTGCGCGTGGCCATGGATGCGCTGGACGGCTTGCAGGCCATGGGCCGCAAGGTCGGCGTCATCTCCCACGTGCAGGAAATGACGGAGCGGATCGCCACCAAGATCCTGGTGCAGCCGTCCGCCGGGGGCCGCAGCACGATCACGGTAATGTGA
- a CDS encoding catalase: MSIGAISTSSAIQPPERAAPRTREDASAPVDAKTAATGGASTTTLTPEALKLIDELKARDAEVRQHEQAHLAAAGGLAVSGASYTYQRGPNGVNYAIGGEVQIDTSPGGTPEETIARAATIQAAALAPAGPSGADRAVAAQAQQMETQARAELAQQQSQDATGSAEQQGQAGSSERVRRAYGAEPVPQAALNVYA; encoded by the coding sequence ATGAGCATTGGCGCCATATCAACCAGTTCCGCGATCCAGCCGCCCGAGCGCGCAGCGCCCCGGACACGGGAAGACGCGTCCGCGCCGGTCGATGCCAAGACCGCCGCCACCGGCGGCGCCTCCACCACCACCCTGACGCCCGAAGCACTGAAGCTGATCGACGAGCTCAAAGCGCGCGACGCCGAGGTGCGCCAGCACGAACAAGCGCATTTGGCGGCGGCCGGCGGCCTGGCTGTTTCCGGTGCGTCCTACACCTATCAACGCGGCCCTAACGGCGTCAATTACGCTATCGGCGGCGAAGTCCAGATCGACACCTCCCCCGGCGGCACGCCCGAGGAAACCATCGCCCGCGCGGCGACCATCCAGGCGGCGGCGCTGGCGCCGGCCGGCCCGTCGGGCGCCGACCGCGCCGTGGCCGCCCAGGCGCAGCAAATGGAAACCCAGGCCCGCGCGGAACTGGCGCAGCAGCAGTCGCAGGACGCAACCGGCTCCGCCGAGCAGCAGGGCCAGGCCGGCTCATCGGAACGCGTGCGCCGCGCCTACGGCGCCGAACCGGTGCCGCAAGCCGCGCTGAATGTCTATGCGTGA
- a CDS encoding exonuclease SbcCD subunit D C-terminal domain-containing protein — translation MRLLHTSDWHLGQSLHNFERHYEHQRFLDWLLDTVVSERADALLIAGDIFDNANPSSASQKQLYRFLQRAKERVPHLNLIVIAGNHDSPGRLEAPGPLLEAHGTRVVGAVQRDADGAIDIESLVLPLTGSGGAVEAWCLAVPFLRPGDVPRMPAGDDNEERADPYLAGIALLYKQALELALAKRQDGQAILAMGHCHMVDGQMSNESERRIVIGGTEMLPAGIFDPAIVYAALGHLHLAQAVGKQDHIRYCGSPIPLSFAEVGYQHQILRIDIDGAAVGSITPIHVPRAVELLRVPAKPAPLAQVLEELAALDVPDAPPDQQPFLEVRVRLDAPEPGLRSRIEAALEGKPVRLAKIETSSAARASSIDSDVMTLDQLEQLKPDDIFRQLYQQRFGNDAPSEQLSAFAELMLP, via the coding sequence ATGCGTCTGCTGCACACTTCCGACTGGCATCTCGGCCAATCCCTGCATAATTTCGAACGTCACTACGAACACCAGCGCTTCCTGGACTGGCTGCTCGACACCGTCGTCAGCGAGCGGGCCGACGCCCTGCTGATCGCCGGCGACATCTTCGACAACGCCAATCCGTCGTCGGCGTCGCAAAAGCAGTTGTACCGATTCCTGCAGCGGGCAAAGGAACGTGTGCCGCACCTGAACCTGATCGTCATCGCCGGCAACCACGACTCGCCCGGCCGCCTGGAGGCCCCCGGCCCGTTGCTGGAGGCGCACGGCACCCGCGTGGTCGGCGCCGTGCAGCGCGACGCCGACGGCGCCATCGATATCGAGTCCCTGGTACTGCCGCTAACCGGCAGCGGCGGCGCGGTCGAGGCCTGGTGCCTGGCGGTGCCCTTCCTGCGTCCGGGCGACGTGCCCAGAATGCCCGCCGGCGACGACAATGAAGAAAGAGCCGATCCCTACCTGGCCGGCATCGCCCTGCTCTACAAACAGGCGCTGGAACTGGCGCTGGCCAAGCGCCAGGACGGCCAGGCGATCCTGGCGATGGGGCACTGCCACATGGTCGACGGCCAGATGTCGAACGAATCGGAACGCCGCATCGTCATCGGCGGCACCGAGATGCTGCCGGCCGGGATCTTCGACCCCGCCATCGTCTACGCCGCGCTGGGCCACCTGCATCTGGCGCAGGCGGTCGGCAAACAGGATCACATCCGCTATTGCGGCAGCCCGATACCGCTGTCTTTCGCGGAGGTAGGCTACCAGCACCAGATTCTCCGCATCGATATCGATGGCGCGGCCGTCGGCTCGATCACGCCTATCCACGTCCCGCGCGCGGTGGAGCTGCTGCGCGTCCCCGCAAAACCGGCGCCGCTGGCGCAAGTGCTGGAGGAACTGGCAGCGCTCGACGTGCCGGACGCCCCGCCCGACCAGCAACCCTTCCTGGAAGTGCGCGTACGGCTCGACGCGCCGGAGCCCGGCCTGCGCTCGCGCATCGAGGCCGCGCTGGAAGGCAAGCCGGTACGGCTGGCGAAGATCGAAACCTCCAGCGCCGCGCGCGCGTCGTCCATCGACAGCGACGTGATGACGCTCGACCAGTTGGAGCAGCTCAAGCCGGACGACATTTTCCGCCAGCTCTATCAACAGCGCTTCGGCAACGACGCCCCGTCCGAACAACTGAGCGCGTTCGCGGAGTTGATGCTGCCATGA
- a CDS encoding ATP-binding protein: MRERRSSGWDLWEDAPCGLLIAAPDGTLLRANATVSRWLGYAVAELIGHKRFPDLMPMGARVFLQTHWTPLLQMQGSVSEVQLDLLHKDGRRIPMMLSAIRRERNGAVQDEIALLMAADRKLYERELLAARAKAEAATNDLEMAQTRLRQANDAMAAEDRRKDEFLATLAHELRNPLAPMANVIATMELRGADAPPSGRELGVLARQVAQMTRLVDDLMHVSRISQGKIDLRLEQANLAQTLKFAAEEAMPSIHASGQSLRIDLPAYPVWCKVDRARVTQIVANLLNNASKYSHRGAYIELVAKVSDGSAVIQVIDDGMGIPPNQLDNIFDMFSQLTPALDRAQGGLGIGLSLVKGLVALHGGEVSAHSAGVGQGSCFTVWLPLIEPPAETVDAVSDAPAAALAASSQAASIVIVDDNVDAAETLAAAMEMLGYRTVVANNGRQALHAIAESPPHAAILDIGLPDMNGYDLARKIRSEPWGSKIALVAATGWGQEADKQAARDAGFDLHFTKPLDFMKLDQQLRPLMPNGGGQV; encoded by the coding sequence ATGCGCGAGCGCCGCAGCTCGGGCTGGGACCTGTGGGAGGACGCGCCATGCGGCCTGCTGATCGCCGCGCCCGACGGCACGCTGCTGCGCGCCAACGCCACCGTGTCGCGCTGGCTGGGCTATGCAGTGGCCGAGTTGATCGGCCACAAGCGCTTCCCCGACCTTATGCCGATGGGCGCCCGCGTGTTCCTGCAAACCCACTGGACGCCGCTGCTGCAAATGCAGGGCTCGGTGTCCGAGGTGCAGCTGGACCTGCTGCACAAGGACGGCCGGCGCATCCCGATGATGCTCAGCGCCATCCGGCGCGAACGCAACGGCGCGGTGCAGGATGAAATCGCGCTGTTGATGGCGGCCGACCGCAAGCTCTACGAGCGCGAGCTGCTGGCGGCGCGCGCCAAGGCCGAGGCGGCCACCAACGACCTGGAAATGGCGCAAACCCGCTTGCGGCAGGCGAACGACGCGATGGCCGCCGAGGACCGCCGCAAGGATGAATTCCTGGCGACGTTGGCGCACGAGCTGCGCAATCCATTGGCGCCGATGGCCAACGTCATCGCCACCATGGAGCTGCGCGGCGCCGATGCACCCCCGTCCGGGCGCGAGCTCGGGGTGCTGGCGCGCCAAGTCGCGCAAATGACCCGGCTGGTGGACGACCTGATGCATGTCTCGCGCATCAGCCAGGGCAAGATCGACCTGCGGCTGGAACAGGCCAACCTGGCGCAAACGCTCAAGTTCGCGGCCGAGGAAGCGATGCCGTCGATCCACGCTTCCGGGCAGTCGCTGCGCATCGACCTTCCGGCGTACCCTGTGTGGTGCAAAGTCGACCGGGCTCGGGTGACACAGATAGTGGCCAACCTCCTGAACAATGCGAGCAAATACAGCCACCGGGGCGCCTATATCGAACTGGTCGCGAAAGTATCCGACGGCAGCGCAGTGATCCAGGTGATCGACGACGGCATGGGCATCCCGCCGAACCAGCTCGACAACATTTTCGACATGTTCTCGCAGCTGACGCCGGCGCTCGACCGGGCCCAGGGCGGCTTGGGGATCGGCCTGTCGCTGGTGAAGGGGCTGGTCGCGCTGCACGGTGGCGAGGTCTCGGCGCACAGCGCCGGTGTCGGCCAGGGCAGCTGTTTCACGGTTTGGCTGCCCCTGATCGAGCCGCCGGCGGAGACGGTGGACGCGGTGTCCGACGCACCGGCGGCGGCACTCGCCGCCAGCAGCCAGGCCGCGAGCATCGTCATCGTCGACGACAACGTCGACGCCGCCGAGACGCTGGCGGCGGCGATGGAGATGCTGGGCTACAGGACGGTGGTCGCCAACAATGGGCGGCAGGCCTTGCACGCGATCGCCGAATCGCCTCCCCACGCCGCCATTCTGGACATCGGCCTGCCGGACATGAACGGCTATGATCTCGCGCGAAAAATCCGCAGCGAGCCATGGGGAAGCAAAATCGCACTGGTCGCCGCGACGGGCTGGGGCCAGGAAGCGGACAAGCAAGCCGCCAGGGACGCCGGCTTCGATCTGCACTTCACCAAGCCGCTCGATTTCATGAAACTCGACCAGCAGCTCAGGCCGCTAATGCCAAACGGCGGGGGGCAAGTCTGA